A part of Armatimonadota bacterium genomic DNA contains:
- a CDS encoding D-alanyl-D-alanine carboxypeptidase: MLDLLTASLDDVLADKRLRGAQIGVCVTDATGNVLYGRSSDSRFVPASNEKIFSALYAMDVCGPDAVFQTKVWKFKDRIVVSVPGDATLTLEQLRKARKALQIAPKTPVEVHAPFQQQLGPGWEWDDLPWAYAARTSPFAFDDAMFEVWSDKGKLRTLAPELNVRVVRSSRASRTVHYDPSTAVLTVKSPLPKSTVRLEKCAQANPFASASLALGGKGTYSDGPLPETPADLVIDSKPLSALAKTCLELSVNTQAEHLLAVGALKEGPILGRLYDVAPDRMRDYLCKVAAIDPETFRPVDGSGLSRHNSVTPNTVCKALLYASQRPYWETWKHCLDSPGEGTMTSRLKGSSFLGKTGTMDAVVCLSGYVTKADGSLLTFSFLVNGNLASANDVRAVQDRFVRTLEKG; the protein is encoded by the coding sequence ATGCTCGACCTGCTCACCGCGTCCTTGGACGACGTCCTCGCCGACAAGCGCCTTCGGGGCGCCCAGATCGGGGTCTGCGTCACCGACGCGACCGGGAACGTCCTCTACGGCCGGTCGTCCGACTCGCGGTTCGTCCCTGCGAGCAACGAAAAGATCTTCTCGGCCCTCTATGCGATGGACGTGTGCGGACCGGACGCCGTCTTCCAGACCAAAGTGTGGAAGTTCAAGGACCGGATCGTCGTCTCGGTGCCGGGCGACGCGACATTGACCCTCGAGCAGCTCCGCAAGGCCCGCAAAGCGCTTCAGATCGCTCCCAAGACTCCCGTCGAAGTCCACGCCCCGTTCCAGCAGCAGCTCGGCCCAGGTTGGGAATGGGACGACCTGCCGTGGGCCTACGCGGCCCGGACGTCGCCGTTCGCGTTCGACGACGCGATGTTCGAGGTCTGGTCGGACAAAGGCAAGCTCCGCACTTTGGCACCGGAACTGAACGTCCGCGTCGTGCGCTCGTCGCGGGCTTCCCGCACGGTCCATTACGATCCTTCGACGGCCGTGTTGACCGTGAAGTCGCCGTTGCCCAAGTCGACGGTCCGTTTGGAGAAGTGCGCTCAGGCGAACCCGTTCGCCTCGGCGTCTTTGGCGCTGGGCGGCAAGGGGACGTACAGCGACGGGCCGCTCCCCGAGACTCCCGCCGACCTCGTCATCGACAGCAAGCCGCTCAGCGCCCTCGCGAAGACCTGCTTGGAACTGAGCGTCAACACGCAAGCCGAGCACTTGTTGGCGGTGGGAGCGCTCAAAGAGGGCCCGATCTTGGGCCGGCTGTACGACGTCGCCCCGGACCGGATGCGCGACTACCTCTGCAAGGTCGCCGCGATCGATCCGGAGACGTTTCGCCCCGTCGACGGTAGCGGCTTGAGCCGGCACAACTCGGTGACGCCGAACACGGTCTGCAAGGCCCTCCTCTACGCGTCGCAGCGGCCCTACTGGGAGACATGGAAGCACTGCCTGGACTCGCCAGGCGAGGGGACGATGACGTCGCGGCTCAAAGGCAGCAGTTTTCTGGGGAAGACCGGCACGATGGATGCAGTCGTGTGCCTTAGCGGGTACGTGACGAAAGCCGACGGGTCGCTCCTGACCTTCAGTTTTCTCGTCAACGGAAACCTCGCCTCCGCCAACGACGTGCGGGCCGTTCAAGACCGGTTCGTGCGCACGTTGGAAAAAGGCTGA